From Myxococcus stipitatus, one genomic window encodes:
- a CDS encoding metal-dependent hydrolase: MDNLAHSLVGAWMAEAGLKRATPLATATLVIGANLPDVDGFIAFAGSDASLYWRRGWTHGVLALALWPFVLTGVMLTWDRFVRRRRHPERAPARAGPLLLLSTLSILSHPALDWLNTYGVRLLMPFDGTWFYGDTLFIIDPWVWLLAGAAVIMADARSRGSMAGWLVLGVATTALVTVPAFVPWPAKVLWAVGVAAILWLRLRGTRVLSAERVARVCGVGLALYLGALMVGSWVAAPRALAWLRSRGHTVERAIAGPIPANPFVRDIIVLGPDRYHFVRADFLRAGEGHLELSGPSVPREPDPGPVIQAALRAPQIRGLANWLRLPTFQVTETAEGWRVAIDDVRYFRQSGSSLGSAVVELDKTLRPLRRDAGH; the protein is encoded by the coding sequence ATGGACAACCTCGCCCACTCACTCGTCGGTGCCTGGATGGCGGAGGCGGGCCTCAAGCGCGCCACGCCGCTGGCCACGGCGACGCTCGTCATCGGCGCCAACCTCCCGGACGTGGATGGCTTCATCGCCTTCGCGGGTTCGGACGCCTCGTTGTACTGGCGGCGGGGCTGGACGCACGGCGTGCTGGCCCTGGCGCTGTGGCCCTTCGTGCTCACGGGGGTGATGTTGACGTGGGACCGCTTCGTGCGGAGGCGGCGGCATCCTGAACGGGCGCCCGCGCGGGCGGGGCCCCTGCTGTTGCTCTCGACGCTCTCGATATTGAGCCACCCCGCGCTGGACTGGCTCAACACGTATGGCGTGCGGCTGTTGATGCCGTTCGACGGGACGTGGTTCTACGGCGACACGCTGTTCATCATCGACCCATGGGTGTGGCTGCTGGCCGGGGCCGCGGTCATCATGGCGGACGCGCGTTCGCGCGGGTCCATGGCGGGCTGGCTGGTGCTGGGCGTGGCCACCACCGCGCTCGTCACCGTGCCCGCGTTCGTGCCGTGGCCGGCGAAGGTGCTGTGGGCGGTGGGGGTCGCGGCCATCCTCTGGCTGAGGCTGCGTGGCACGCGCGTGCTCTCCGCCGAGCGTGTGGCCCGGGTGTGTGGCGTGGGGTTGGCGCTCTATCTGGGGGCGCTCATGGTCGGCTCGTGGGTGGCGGCGCCGCGCGCGTTGGCGTGGCTGCGCTCGCGGGGGCACACCGTGGAGCGGGCCATCGCCGGGCCCATCCCCGCCAACCCCTTCGTGCGGGACATCATCGTCCTGGGGCCGGACCGCTATCACTTCGTGCGCGCGGACTTCCTGCGCGCGGGCGAGGGGCATCTCGAACTCAGCGGCCCGAGCGTCCCGCGAGAGCCCGACCCCGGCCCCGTCATCCAGGCGGCGCTCCGTGCACCCCAGATACGAGGGCTCGCCAACTGGCTGCGGCTGCCCACCTTCCAGGTGACGGAGACGGCCGAGGGGTGGCGCGTCGCCATCGACGACGTGCGCTACTTCCGGCAGAGCGGGAGCAGCCTCGGCTCCGCTGTCGTGGAGCTGGACAAGACGTTGCGGCCACTGCGGCGCGACGCGGGGCACTGA
- a CDS encoding M16 family metallopeptidase — protein sequence MAIRYALPNGLTVVFEEQHAAKVAAFQVWVKVGSADERPDQAGLAHLHEHMLFKGTERRGPGEIARDVEAHGGEINAWTSFDQTVYHIVMASQFARVGLDILGDAVRRSAFDAEELAREIEVVCEEIKRSQDTPARRASRDLFSTAYQEHPYRLPVIGTAESVRSFTREKVLEFYHRHYTPRNMVLSVAGDLREEELRAWVEEIFGGDWGRPYAGAVPHVAEPTPQARRVLLRPDDVKEASVHLAFHVPQAGHPDTPALDVLAMIVGQGEASWLTREVKRRHNLVNDIHAFAYTPQDPGLFSVSMNLPADKAPRALRETTRVLATLRASTVSAEELSTAKALMEAEAVYQRETVQGVARKMGYYQSGLGSLEAEARYYEDIRALTPEKLREVARKYLRFDRAIVTALLPGGQGLTEADVAAALDGAEQEPPAAPPERKPRKVDAGEPSLRLGGVSKAPARTVIEKLPSGATVLVREDPSVPLFAIRAAFLGGLRYETTADNGITTLLARSLTRGTPSHDAEDISQLIDAYAGSMGGQSGRNSTSLRGEFLSRHFEPAFRLFADSVSHPAFSEVEVARERSLMLQDILTREDKPSALAFELFHKTLFHQHPYRMPTLGEKASVEALTPQALHDWHARHMDPSQLTLCVVGDVKVDAVLGLARELFGASRGKAVAPPRLQAEPRPTSSRQEKRVLTRAQSHLVLGFQGMRIDDPAHYALEVLSGVLSGQGGRLFVELRDKRSMAYSVSSFGVEGIEPGYFAVYMGTSPEKVDAALSGIREQLERLRQERVPEEELARAKQNLIGTHEIGLQRNGARAGVIAMDSLYGLGADNSLRYAERIGAVTSEHVLEVARQVLDFDRSALAIVGP from the coding sequence ATGGCCATCCGCTACGCGCTGCCCAACGGGCTCACCGTCGTCTTCGAGGAACAGCACGCCGCCAAGGTCGCGGCCTTCCAGGTCTGGGTGAAGGTCGGCAGCGCCGACGAGCGCCCCGACCAGGCGGGCCTGGCCCACCTGCACGAGCACATGCTCTTCAAGGGCACCGAGCGCCGCGGCCCCGGCGAAATCGCCCGGGACGTCGAGGCCCACGGCGGCGAAATCAACGCCTGGACGTCGTTCGACCAGACCGTCTACCACATCGTCATGGCCAGCCAGTTCGCCCGGGTGGGCCTGGACATCCTGGGCGACGCCGTGCGCCGCTCGGCGTTCGACGCCGAGGAGCTGGCGCGCGAAATCGAGGTGGTCTGCGAGGAGATCAAACGCAGCCAGGACACGCCCGCGCGCCGGGCGTCGCGCGACTTGTTCTCCACCGCGTACCAGGAGCACCCCTACCGGCTGCCGGTCATCGGCACGGCGGAGAGCGTGCGGAGCTTCACGCGGGAGAAGGTGCTGGAGTTCTACCACCGGCACTACACGCCCCGGAACATGGTGCTCTCGGTGGCGGGGGATTTGCGCGAGGAGGAGCTGCGCGCCTGGGTGGAGGAGATCTTCGGCGGGGACTGGGGCCGCCCGTATGCCGGCGCGGTGCCGCACGTGGCGGAGCCGACGCCCCAGGCGCGACGCGTGCTGCTGCGGCCGGACGACGTGAAGGAGGCCTCCGTGCACCTGGCCTTCCACGTCCCCCAGGCGGGGCACCCGGACACGCCCGCGCTGGACGTGCTGGCGATGATCGTCGGCCAGGGCGAGGCGTCGTGGCTCACCCGCGAGGTGAAGCGCCGGCACAACCTGGTCAACGACATCCACGCCTTCGCGTACACGCCGCAGGACCCGGGCCTGTTCTCCGTGTCCATGAACCTGCCGGCGGACAAGGCGCCCAGGGCCCTGCGGGAGACGACGCGCGTGTTGGCCACGCTGCGCGCCTCCACGGTGTCGGCGGAGGAGCTGTCCACGGCGAAGGCGCTGATGGAGGCGGAGGCCGTCTACCAGCGCGAGACGGTGCAGGGCGTGGCGCGGAAGATGGGCTACTACCAGTCCGGCCTGGGCAGCCTCGAGGCGGAGGCGCGCTACTACGAGGACATCCGCGCGCTGACGCCGGAGAAGCTGCGCGAGGTGGCGCGCAAGTACCTGCGCTTCGACCGGGCCATCGTCACGGCGCTGTTGCCCGGGGGGCAGGGCCTCACCGAGGCGGACGTGGCCGCGGCGCTGGACGGCGCGGAGCAGGAGCCGCCGGCCGCGCCTCCGGAGCGCAAGCCTCGCAAGGTGGACGCGGGCGAGCCGTCGCTGCGCCTGGGCGGCGTGTCCAAGGCCCCCGCGCGCACGGTCATCGAGAAGCTCCCCTCGGGCGCGACGGTGCTGGTGCGCGAGGACCCGTCCGTGCCGCTGTTCGCCATCCGGGCCGCGTTCCTGGGCGGCCTGCGCTACGAGACGACGGCGGACAACGGCATCACCACGCTGCTGGCGCGCAGCCTCACGCGGGGCACGCCGTCGCATGACGCGGAGGACATCTCCCAGCTCATCGACGCGTACGCGGGCAGCATGGGCGGCCAGAGCGGGCGCAACTCGACGAGCCTGCGCGGCGAGTTCCTCTCGCGCCACTTCGAGCCGGCCTTCCGCCTGTTCGCCGACAGCGTGTCGCACCCGGCGTTCTCAGAGGTGGAGGTGGCCCGCGAGCGCTCGCTGATGCTCCAGGACATCCTCACGCGCGAGGACAAGCCGTCCGCGCTCGCCTTCGAGCTGTTCCACAAGACGCTCTTCCACCAGCACCCGTACCGGATGCCGACGCTGGGAGAGAAGGCGTCGGTGGAGGCGCTCACGCCCCAGGCGCTGCACGACTGGCACGCGCGCCACATGGACCCGTCGCAGCTGACCCTGTGCGTGGTGGGCGACGTGAAGGTGGACGCGGTGTTGGGTTTGGCGCGGGAGTTGTTCGGGGCCTCGCGCGGCAAGGCCGTGGCGCCGCCGCGCCTGCAGGCCGAGCCCCGGCCGACGTCCTCCCGCCAGGAGAAGCGGGTGCTGACGCGGGCGCAGTCGCACCTGGTGCTGGGCTTCCAGGGCATGCGCATCGACGACCCGGCGCACTACGCGCTGGAGGTGCTGTCGGGCGTGCTGTCCGGCCAGGGCGGCCGGCTGTTCGTGGAGCTGCGCGACAAGCGCTCCATGGCCTACAGCGTGAGCAGCTTCGGCGTGGAGGGCATCGAGCCGGGCTACTTCGCGGTGTACATGGGCACCAGCCCGGAGAAGGTGGACGCGGCGCTCTCCGGCATCCGGGAGCAGCTCGAGCGGCTGCGCCAGGAGCGGGTGCCGGAGGAGGAGCTGGCGCGCGCGAAGCAGAACCTCATCGGCACGCACGAAATCGGACTGCAGCGCAACGGCGCCCGCGCGGGCGTCATCGCCATGGACTCGCTGTACGGGCTGGGGGCGGACAACTCCCTGCGCTACGCGGAGCGCATCGGGGCGGTGACGTCGGAGCACGTGCTGGAGGTGGCGCGGCAGGTGCTCGATTTCGACCGGAGCGCGCTGGCCATCGTCGGCCCATGA
- a CDS encoding AraC family transcriptional regulator, whose amino-acid sequence MGPLLAYLRATGHDPAPLVERFGLPVDAGALPEVSLPLATLHAFLDAAEELSGDAFLGLHVAQRVPRGNYGLVEYIARASPTLRATFHALARYMALLEPAWRATFTDAPDGSGTFAYGITGAPLAYGRHASEYGLALFTHVGRQLTEHAWRPHAVAFAHPAPPDLRPLVEHFGVLPSFGGGRNALTLDAATLDLCVVGADPALLTVLERAASAAAPPSEPPVPEFVRGVRDVIRAGLQEGAPQVGDVARRLHLSARTLQRRLTEHGTSFQDEVDAVRRELAFGYLRDANLGISQVAFLLGYAELSTFDRAFKRWTGMTPRVWREGSERG is encoded by the coding sequence GTGGGTCCGCTGCTCGCGTACCTGCGCGCCACGGGGCACGACCCGGCCCCCCTGGTCGAGCGCTTCGGCCTGCCCGTCGACGCGGGCGCGCTGCCCGAGGTGAGCCTGCCGCTGGCCACGCTGCACGCCTTCCTCGACGCCGCGGAGGAGCTCTCCGGCGACGCCTTCCTCGGACTCCACGTGGCCCAGCGCGTCCCGCGCGGCAACTACGGCCTCGTCGAGTACATCGCCCGCGCCTCGCCCACGCTGCGGGCCACCTTCCACGCGCTCGCCCGCTACATGGCCCTGCTGGAGCCCGCGTGGCGCGCCACCTTCACGGACGCGCCGGACGGGAGCGGGACGTTCGCCTACGGCATCACCGGCGCGCCGCTCGCGTACGGGCGCCACGCCAGCGAGTACGGCCTCGCCCTCTTCACCCACGTGGGGCGCCAGCTCACCGAGCACGCCTGGCGTCCACACGCCGTCGCCTTCGCCCACCCCGCGCCCCCCGACCTCCGCCCGCTGGTGGAGCACTTCGGCGTCCTCCCCTCCTTCGGCGGCGGCCGCAACGCGCTCACGCTCGACGCCGCCACCCTGGACCTGTGCGTGGTGGGCGCCGACCCCGCCCTGCTCACCGTGCTGGAGCGGGCCGCCAGCGCCGCGGCGCCCCCCTCCGAGCCCCCCGTCCCCGAGTTCGTCCGAGGCGTGCGCGACGTCATCCGCGCCGGACTCCAGGAAGGCGCCCCCCAGGTGGGCGACGTCGCCAGGAGGCTCCACCTCAGCGCGCGCACCCTCCAGCGTCGCCTCACCGAGCACGGCACCTCCTTCCAGGACGAGGTCGACGCGGTGCGGCGAGAGCTGGCCTTCGGCTATCTGCGCGACGCGAACCTGGGCATCAGCCAGGTGGCCTTCCTGCTGGGCTACGCGGAGCTGAGCACGTTCGACCGGGCCTTCAAGCGCTGGACGGGCATGACGCCCCGCGTCTGGCGCGAGGGCTCGGAGCGGGGCTGA
- a CDS encoding DUF962 domain-containing protein, with product MLKPRIAALFDEYYSSHQHPINRLTHKVAIPVIILHIIAMLDWVKLVSVPALPGGMLTLGMVSWVLVTLWYLRADVKLGLVVALFMAACFPVGRMMPTWSVVAIALFGWLIQLAGHAVWEKKSPSFLTNLVHALVGPLFFVAVLFGDYVIKPQPATSTSPVRA from the coding sequence ATGCTCAAGCCTCGAATCGCCGCCCTCTTCGACGAGTACTACTCGTCGCACCAGCACCCCATCAACCGCCTCACGCACAAGGTCGCCATCCCGGTCATCATCCTGCACATCATCGCGATGCTGGACTGGGTGAAGCTGGTGTCCGTGCCCGCGCTGCCCGGAGGCATGTTGACGCTGGGCATGGTGTCGTGGGTGCTGGTGACCCTCTGGTACCTGCGCGCCGACGTGAAGCTGGGCCTGGTCGTGGCGCTGTTCATGGCCGCGTGCTTCCCGGTGGGCCGGATGATGCCGACCTGGAGCGTGGTGGCCATCGCCCTGTTCGGCTGGCTCATCCAACTGGCGGGCCACGCCGTCTGGGAGAAGAAGTCGCCCTCCTTCCTCACCAACCTCGTCCACGCGCTCGTCGGTCCGCTCTTCTTCGTGGCGGTGCTCTTCGGCGACTATGTCATCAAGCCGCAGCCGGCCACCTCCACCTCGCCGGTGCGCGCCTGA
- a CDS encoding DUF1993 domain-containing protein: MSLSMYQASIPVFIRAFDVLSHLLDKAVEHARTHDLDPVELLNARLASDMFTLVGQVQRASDTAKATAERLSGIPAPRMPDTEATFPELQERIAKTVAYLKSLDAALFEGSEQRTIQLALRDFSPVFKGDSYLFTFALPNFYFHVTTAYGILRHKGVHIGKRDFLGPYPPASNG; this comes from the coding sequence ATGTCCCTCTCGATGTACCAGGCCTCCATCCCGGTCTTCATCCGCGCCTTCGACGTGCTCTCCCACCTGTTGGACAAGGCCGTCGAGCACGCCCGGACCCACGACCTAGACCCCGTCGAGCTGCTCAACGCGCGACTGGCGTCCGACATGTTCACGCTCGTCGGACAGGTGCAGCGCGCCAGCGACACCGCGAAGGCCACCGCCGAGCGCCTGAGCGGCATTCCCGCCCCGCGCATGCCGGACACCGAGGCGACCTTCCCCGAGCTCCAGGAGCGCATCGCCAAGACGGTCGCCTATCTCAAGAGCCTCGACGCCGCCCTGTTCGAGGGCAGCGAGCAGCGCACCATCCAGCTGGCCCTGCGCGACTTCTCCCCCGTCTTCAAGGGCGACAGCTACCTCTTCACCTTCGCGCTGCCCAACTTCTACTTCCACGTCACCACCGCGTACGGAATCCTCCGGCACAAGGGCGTGCACATCGGGAAGCGCGACTTCCTCGGCCCATATCCGCCCGCCTCGAACGGCTGA
- the prmA gene encoding 50S ribosomal protein L11 methyltransferase: protein MSQTYLSLTVEVPEEASESIQDLLHESGALGLEVRDRETPTMPGVRAPDAGEVILIGYFEDRDTAEAARDEVAEAHPGARLNLDEQPQQDWSNEWKSLIKSVHVGRLWVGPPWDVENAPKEAVRLVIEPKMAFGTGDHPTTSLCLAAVDAFMADHPGASVLDVGTGTGVLAIAAKKLGAGRVVATDNDPTSVELAGENIADNATPDIDVSGKELTAVEGTFDLVLANILANTLIELAPLIAPKAKDRLVLAGVLAHQRADVEEAYRNLGFTVLPGATQGEWVRIDLKR from the coding sequence ATGTCACAGACCTATCTGTCCCTCACCGTGGAAGTGCCCGAGGAAGCGTCCGAGTCCATCCAGGACCTCCTCCACGAGTCCGGAGCGCTCGGACTCGAGGTGCGCGACCGCGAGACGCCCACCATGCCCGGCGTGCGGGCGCCCGACGCGGGTGAGGTCATCCTCATCGGCTACTTCGAGGACCGCGACACCGCGGAGGCCGCTCGCGACGAGGTGGCGGAGGCGCACCCGGGCGCGCGGTTGAACCTGGACGAGCAGCCGCAGCAGGACTGGAGCAACGAGTGGAAGTCGCTCATCAAGTCCGTCCACGTGGGGCGGCTGTGGGTGGGGCCGCCGTGGGACGTGGAGAACGCCCCGAAGGAGGCGGTGCGGCTGGTCATCGAGCCGAAGATGGCCTTCGGCACGGGTGACCACCCGACGACGTCGCTGTGTCTGGCGGCGGTGGACGCGTTCATGGCGGACCACCCGGGCGCCAGCGTGCTGGACGTGGGCACGGGCACGGGCGTGCTGGCCATCGCGGCGAAGAAGCTGGGCGCGGGCCGCGTGGTGGCCACCGACAACGACCCCACCTCCGTGGAGCTGGCCGGGGAGAACATCGCCGACAACGCCACCCCGGACATCGACGTGTCGGGCAAGGAGCTGACGGCGGTGGAGGGCACCTTCGACCTGGTGCTCGCCAACATCCTCGCGAATACCCTCATCGAGCTGGCGCCGCTCATCGCCCCCAAGGCCAAGGACCGACTGGTGCTCGCGGGCGTGCTGGCCCACCAGCGCGCGGACGTCGAGGAGGCCTACCGCAACCTCGGCTTCACCGTGCTGCCCGGCGCCACCCAGGGCGAGTGGGTGCGCATCGACCTGAAGCGCTGA